One genomic window of Aethina tumida isolate Nest 87 chromosome 3, icAetTumi1.1, whole genome shotgun sequence includes the following:
- the LOC109599878 gene encoding transient receptor potential cation channel protein painless-like has product MLKFLKPEKDPEGHHELETSVCRGADEALLDVDNDESIPETEILRRLDEIIYYSETERMVTLKCNDMKNFSELFNNIIENKSDFKYSSKRIMGHPVTSIVLTWNWHRDCMKLYFSYILLFLLNFALIMWYIFLNNELIGTYVKFSIIFITIIFVIIELVQIRCYGLSYLREIENYLQVGLLLFTILTLCYKTYNNKNELNIEAFPFGYNITLLFLVLFFTLGEIPVLSVSISLYKTVLWNFFTHMLIYSLLLLAFASAFYYQNLTGVVSANNSRNITSSIFMTYIMFFGEYNTDNIQFENLPYHYMIVFVLFLLCVPLVLSNLLIGLAISDMTKIKDNAQYLENIERASSIKTVWLIDQKTNFIFRYISKFLKIIRLKPLNQTKIPDKINIINISFPKWMFSINGQTVYLNSSIWKTLRKKSKDQSATEQSGSFSQTKTLNKKDEKKVRKMLKTYINDENKINIATNLISYICDMAQENEQ; this is encoded by the exons atgttaaaattcttaaaaccaGAGAAGGACCCTGAAg GGCATCACGAACTAGAGACTTCAGTATGTAGAGGCGCTGATGAAG CTCTATTAGATGTAGATAATGATGAATCCATCCCGGAGACTGAAATTTTAAGACGACTagatgaaattatatattatagtgaAACTGAAAGAATGGTAACCTTAAAGTGCAATGACATGAAAAATTTTAgtgaattgtttaataatattattgaaaacaagAGTGACTTTAAATATTCTTCGAAAAGAATTATGGGCCATCCTGTTACATCTATAGTTTTAACTTGGAATTGGCATCGTGATTGTAtgaagttatatttttcttatatacttctttttttattaaattttgctttaattatgTGGTACATATTTCtcaataacgaattaattggtacatatgtaaaatttagtattatatttattacaattatttttgtgataaTTGAATTAGTTCAGATAAGATGTTATGGACTTTCATACCTAcgtgaaattgaaaattatctaCAAGTAGGTTTGTtactatttacaatattaaccCTTTGctataaaacttataataataagaacGAATTAAATATAGAAGCTTTTCCATTCGGATACAATATAACTCTATTGTttcttgtattattttttacattaggAGAAATTCCAGTTTTGTCAGTATCTATAAGCTTGTATAAGACAGTTCTTTGGAATTTCTTTACacatatgttaatatattctCTATTGTTGCTTGCATTTGCTAGtgcattttattatcaaaatttgaccGGAGTAGTGTCTGCAAATAATTCTAGAAATATAACATCATCGATATTTATGacatatattatgttttttggaGAATATAATACAGATAACatacaatttgaaaatttacctTACCATTATATGATAgtgtttgtattgtttttactttGTGTACCGTTGGTTCTCAGCAATTTGTTAATTGGTCTAGCTATTAGTgatatgacaaaaataaaagataatgctcaatatttggaaaatattgaaagagCTTCCTCTATTAAAACTGTATGGTTGATAGATCaaaaaacaaactttatttttaggtatatttctaaatttcttaaaataattagattgaAACctttaaatcaaacaaaaattccagacaaaattaatattattaacatttcattTCCTAAATGGATGTTTTCGATTAATGGTCAGACAGTTTATCTCAATAGTTCCATATGGAAAACTCttagaaaaaaaagtaaagaTCAATCTGCAACCGAACAAAGTGGAAGCTTTTCTCAAACCAAAACTTTGAACAAAAAAGATGAAAAGAAAGtacgaaaaatgttaaaaacttatataaatgatgaaaataaaataaatatagcaactaatttaatatcatatatttGCGATATGGCTCAAGaaaatgaacaataa